One stretch of Cheilinus undulatus linkage group 5, ASM1832078v1, whole genome shotgun sequence DNA includes these proteins:
- the LOC121509266 gene encoding cytochrome c oxidase subunit 6A, mitochondrial: MATFRRLSQALLRSSLTQTKRQLSASAHGHGEDAAKTWKILTFVVALPGVAVCMLNMYLKEQSHSHEQPEFVPYTHLRIRTKRFPWGDGNKSLFHNPHANALPDGYEGHDE, encoded by the exons ATGGCGACATTCAGGCGGCTCTCCCAAGCACTGCTGAGGTCTTCATTGACCCAGACCAAACGTCAGCTTTCTGCCTCTGCCCACGGTCACGGCGAGGACGCGG CCAAGACATGGAAGATCCTGACCTTCGTGGTAGCTCTGCCCGGTGTTGCTGTGTGCATGTTGAACATGTACCTGAAAGAACAGAGTCACAGCCATGAGCAGCCCGAGTTTGTCCCCTACACCCACCTTCGCATTCGCACCAAG CGTTTCCCTTGGGGAGATGGCAACAAATCCCTTTTCCACAACCCCCACGCGAACGCCCTCCCTGATGGCTACGAGGGCCATGATGAATAA
- the asgrl1 gene encoding asialoglycoprotein receptor-like 1, which yields MDTEYRQFRSSDSSPVYERESTVPTPRGLKNVVSYFLYGILVLLLLILLMVTGIKFSQLNKEITEVKNQLERISKTGGTSSSHSGHAAVVQDVPLEPLVPVRGTCREGWSSFKSGCYLLSTTFVTWHRADEQCKAHGSHLFVPNNVEELDYISQIVEINHDFWIGLVEREEGHWTWLDGTDFSTTTTYWDEGQPDDWDFRENGEDCGQLHSSAIRKRKLWNDADCGLKYRYICESKA from the exons ATGGACACTGAGTATCGACAGTTCAGGTCATCTGATAGCAGCCCTGTCTACGAGAGAGAGTCCACAGTGCCAACACCAAGAG GTTTGAAGAATGTAGTGTCATATTTCCTGTATGGAATcctggtgctgctgctgttgattCTTCTGATGGTCACAGGaataaaat TCTCCCAGTTAAACAAGGAAATCACCGAAGTAAAAAATCAACTCGAGAGAATCAGCAAAACAGGAGGAACCTCATCGTCTCATTCAG gtCATGCAGCAGTGGTGCAGGATGTCCCCCTGGAGCCACTTGTCCCAGTGAGAG GAACATGTAGGGAGGGATGGTCGTCTTTTAAGAGTGGCTGTTACCTGCTGTCCACCACATTTGTTACCTGGCACAGAGCAGATGAGCAGTGCAAAGCACATGGAAGTCACCTGTTTGTACCGAATAATGTAGAGGAACTG GATTACATTTCACAAATAGTTGAAATCAATCATGACTTCTGGATTGGACTGGTGGAGAGAGAAGAGGGCCACTGGACCTGGCTGGATGGCACTGACTTCAGTACAACCACAAC ATACTGGGATGAAGGCCAGCCTGATGACTGGGACTTCAGAGAGAATGGAGAAGACTGTGGCCAGCTTCACTCTTCTGCGATACGTAAACGCAAACTGTGGAACGATGCGGACTGCGGCCTGAAGTATAGATACATCTGTGAGAGCAAGGCATGA
- the LOC121509808 gene encoding phospholipase A2-like: protein MMRLTLSLFILCISLPALLGYRALWQFRSMILCTVPDSWPILDYADYGCYCGLGGSGTPVDELDRCCYVHDKCYKKANQLDECFPIFDNPYTELYNYRCDEASKTVTCLNHNDPCESFICECDRQAAMCFAAAGYDEANAHLPSSRCK from the exons ATGATGCGTCTGACACTCTCCCTCTTCATCCTCTGCATCAGCCTCCCAGCAT TGCTGGGTTACCGAGCTCTGTGGCAGTTCAGGTCCATGATCCTCTGCACCGTACCTGACAGCTGGCCTATTCTGGACTACGCTGACTACGGCTGCTACTGTGGGCTGGGAGGCTcgggcacacctgtggatgagCTTGACAG ATGCTGTTACGTCCACGACAAGTGTTACAAAAAGGCCAATCAGCTCGATGAGTGCTTTCCCATCTTTGACAACCCCTATACTGAATTATACAACTATAGGTGTGATGAGGCCAGCAAGACCGTCACCTGTCTGA ATCACAACGATCCCTGTGAGAGCTTCATCTGTGAGTGTGACCGCCAGGCAGCCATGTGTTTCGCCGCGGCAGGTTATGATGAAGCCAACGCTCATCTGCCCAGTAGCCGCTGCAAATAA
- the LOC121509807 gene encoding phospholipase A2, minor isoenzyme-like, protein MNLTARLTLLLLTACVASGSLLPRALWQFGTMIECAQPGTSAFEYNNYGCWCGFGGSGTPLDEVDECCRVHDKCYEKSRKTPGCTAVSDLPYILSYDFTCSNQEVTCSGTNNKCQAAVCECDRVAAHCFARTTYNPEHKNVDPKVHCVN, encoded by the exons ATGAATCTCACAGCTCGTCTGACACTGCTGCTTCTCACTG CCTGTGTGGCCAGTGGTTCGCTGCTGCCCAGGGCTTTGTGGCAGTTTGGGACAATGATCGAGTGTGCTCAGCCGGGCACTAGCGCTTTTGAATACAATAACTACGGCTGTTGGTGTGGCTTCGGAGGATCGGGAACCCCTCTGGACGAAGTGGACGA GTGCTGTAGAGTTCACGATAAGTGCTATGAGAAAAGCAGAAAGACTCCTGGATGCACGGCTGTCTCTGACCTTCCCTATATCCTCTCTTATGACTTCACTTGTTCAAACCAGGAGGTGACCTGCTCAG GAACCAACAACAAGTGCCAGGCTGCCGTGTGCGAGTGCGATCGTGTGGCCGCTCACTGCTTCGCTCGGACCACGTACAACCCTGAACACAAGAACGTGGATCCCAAAGTCCACTGTGTCAACTGA
- the prkab1b gene encoding 5'-AMP-activated protein kinase subunit beta-1b translates to MGNSSSDRGSSGGQGDRSYRDGQQGGKEARPNILMDSTEDADLFQREDTKAPQEIQEFLAWQQDLESECKSPTQARPTVFRWTGGAKEVFVSGSFNNWATKIPLNKSQKNFVAIVDLPEGEHQYKFCVDGQWTLDPTGAVMTSKTGTVNNVINVKRTDFEVFDALRLDSQDSADISDLSSSPPGPYQQDPYVTKSEDKIKNPPILPPHLLQVLLNKDTGVSCDPTLLPEPNHVMLNHLYALSIKDGVMVLSATHRYKKKYVTTLLYKPI, encoded by the exons ATGGGGAACAGCAGCAGTGACCGGGGGTCCAGCGGGGGTCAGGGGGACCGATCCTACAGAGATGGACAGCAGGGAGGGAAAGAGGCCCGACCCAACATCCTGATGGACAGCACAGAGGACGCAGACCTGTTCCAGAGAGAGGACACAAAG GCTCCACAGGAAATTCAGGAGTTTCTGGCCTGGCAGCAGGACCTGGAGAGCGAATGCAAAAGTCCAACACAAGCCAGACCCACTGTGTTCAGGTGGACGGGGGGTGCTAAAGAAGTCTTTGTGTCAGGCTCTTTTAACAACTGGGCCACCAAGATCCCTCTCAACAAAAG TCAGAAAAACTTTGTGGCGATCGTGGACCTGCCGGAGGGCGAGCACCAGTACAAGTTCTGTGTAGATGGTCAGTGGACGCTCGATCCTACAGGG GCTGTGATGACATCTAAAACAGGGACAGTCAATAACGTCATCAACGTGAAGAGAACTGACTTTGAGGTGTTTGACGCCCTCAGACTTGACTCACAGGATTCTGCAGACATCTCAG ACTTGTCAAGTTCCCCTCCCGGCCCGTACCAACAGGATCCTTATGTTACCAAGTCAGAAGACAAGATCAAAAATCCTCCCATCCTACCTCCTcacctgctgcaggtgctcCTCAACAAGGACACGGGTGTCTCT TGTGACCCAACGTTGCTTCCAGAGCCAAACCATGTAATGCTCAATCACCTGTATGCCCTATCAATCAAG GATGGGGTGATGGTTCTCAGCGCAACACACAGATACAAAAAGAAGTATGTGACCACTCTTCTCTACAAGCCTATATAA